The Streptomyces sp. 11x1 genomic sequence CGAATTCACGCGATGAGAGGCAGAGGCGGGTTATGGGGACACCCATAGGCTGGAGCAGGCGCAGGACCTCGTAGGCCGCTGACGCTCCCAAGCTGTGGCCGAAGAGGACGGTTCTTCGGGAGTCGGTGACCAGAGCCTCGGCTACGGCGGCCACCAGAGCCTCCATAGTGTCAATCATGGGGGCTGCCATGCGGTTCTCACGGCCGGGGTACTGGACGATCTGAAGCTCGAATGTCGGAGGGAGAAGATCGGCCCAGGGGCGATAGAAGCTCGCGCTGCCACCGGCGTGCGGAAACACTACGAGCCGGGTGGGAGCGGTAGGCCTCGGCCTGTACGTGGTGAGCCATGCTTGGTTGTTGGTCATGCGTTCTTCGCCAGCTTCACGATCGGAGGACGGCTTCGCCGAGGTCGGTGAGGCGGTGTACCGCCAGGTTGCTCGTACGGTCGGTGCGGACCAGGCCAGCTCTTCGCAGCACGCTCACGTGCTTGCTTGCGGACGGGCTGGAGATGTGCAGGCGGCGTGATATATCGCCGGTCGAACCGGGCACCCGTAGGCATTCCAGGACACCGGCCCGCGTGGGACCCAGCAAGTCGCGCAGGGCAGCAGCCGTGTCCTCCTCGTCTGTCTGCCAGAGGGTGGCCGCAGTATCAATGTCCAGTTCTACGTTATAGACGACAGCGGGCAGACCTGGCCGGTCCGGCTTCGCAGGCAGGAAAAGCGGACCTCGTGCGAACAGCGAGGGGACCAGCAGCATGCCCTCGCCCGTGAGACACAGCTCTTCCGGTCCGTTGCCGTCGCCTATCTCCAGGAATGGGGCTTTCCAGGTGATCGCAGGGTGGAGGTGGTTGAGAGCCTCTTCGACGCCGCCGGTGAGTACTTTTCGGGCCAGGGCGGCCCGCTCCTGCTCCAGGTGATTACGGATTCGATACCAGAAGGGCTCCACCGCCAACTTGCGGAAGACGCTTCGGTCCGGAGGCTCCGAAGCTTGGGGCAAGACCCGGCGTAACTTTCTCCTGACCTTGCGGCGCCACTCCGACAGGTCGTCGAGCCTCGGCTCCATCAGTCTAAGTTCTGCCAAGCGAGTTTCGAAGTCCATGCCGAGGGTGTCGAGAAAGCGCACACGCGACAAGTCCCCAAGTGTAAGAAACAGACTGGCCATAACGAATTCCCGTTCCGTCCTCACTCCTGTGCCGCGACTCCTCGAAGTGCCCGTCACCAACACAGGTTGACGACTCATTCTGGAGAGTTGTGCCCTGATATACGAAAAGCCGTGAATCTCGTCCGTACGCTCATGACGCCACGTCCGACAGCTGGGGAGCGGCTCGCAACGTCTTGCTGAATAGAGCGGAAAGGGCCACCGCCGCCAATGCGGCGGCGCAGCCCAGCAAGGTCGGGGCTCGGCCGCACAAGTCGTACAGCGTGCCTCCCGCAAGTGGCGCCACCGCACCGGCGCCGCCCCCGCAGACGTTGGCCACACTCATCACCCGTCCCCGGTGGCTGTCCGGAGTGAGCCGCAACTGGTACGTGGTGAAGTACGCGCTCGCCGTCGGCGCCGTGAAAGCACAGATGCCCAGCAGTACTCCCGGCGTGTATCCGCCGGGGAGTACCGCGATGCCAGCGGTAACGAGCGTGAACAGCCAAAGCACCGCGTAGACAGGCCGGGCGCCGGTCAGGATCCGTTGGAGCAGCGGTACCGCCAGTGCCCCCAGCAGCCCCCCCACGCCCAGCAGCGCCGCCATCGCGCCCACCAGGCCGGAGTTCATGCCGCTGGTCTTCGCCGAGGCGATGACCACGAAGTAGACGGCGCCGTAGAAGAAGTTGGTGACCGTCGCATAGAACAGGCCGTGAGCCAGGAAGCGGTGCGCCCGAATCCAGCGGATGCCGTCCAGCAGGTCGTGGCCCTGCCGACCCTGGGAGCGCTCGGTGCGGTCGGCGGGCGGCCCCGGTCTGAGGAACAGCAGTAGGACGAATCCGACGGCATGTGCGGCGCAACCGGCGACGAACGGCAATGCGTTCTTCGCCGCCTGGAGGGCTCCTCCCGCCGAGGTGCCGATGAGCTGGCCGGCGTAGGTGCGCGCGGAGTTCATCGAGACCGCGCGGGTCAGGCCGTCCGGCGGCACGAGGGTCGGCACCATGGCGGTGCCTGCCGCGAAGAGCAC encodes the following:
- a CDS encoding winged helix-turn-helix domain-containing protein — encoded protein: MRFLDTLGMDFETRLAELRLMEPRLDDLSEWRRKVRRKLRRVLPQASEPPDRSVFRKLAVEPFWYRIRNHLEQERAALARKVLTGGVEEALNHLHPAITWKAPFLEIGDGNGPEELCLTGEGMLLVPSLFARGPLFLPAKPDRPGLPAVVYNVELDIDTAATLWQTDEEDTAAALRDLLGPTRAGVLECLRVPGSTGDISRRLHISSPSASKHVSVLRRAGLVRTDRTSNLAVHRLTDLGEAVLRS
- a CDS encoding MFS transporter, whose amino-acid sequence is MTRPQAGRRDFTLLWTSQAAAELAYSTSLIALPLLVLTVTGSPTQAGVISFVDAAATLLAGLPAGAVADRFERRSVLLWCEGILTVIFGVASLSLWLGTASMTLLVVLALLNGAATAVLFAAGTAMVPTLVPPDGLTRAVSMNSARTYAGQLIGTSAGGALQAAKNALPFVAGCAAHAVGFVLLLFLRPGPPADRTERSQGRQGHDLLDGIRWIRAHRFLAHGLFYATVTNFFYGAVYFVVIASAKTSGMNSGLVGAMAALLGVGGLLGALAVPLLQRILTGARPVYAVLWLFTLVTAGIAVLPGGYTPGVLLGICAFTAPTASAYFTTYQLRLTPDSHRGRVMSVANVCGGGAGAVAPLAGGTLYDLCGRAPTLLGCAAALAAVALSALFSKTLRAAPQLSDVAS